One region of Ferrimicrobium sp. genomic DNA includes:
- the recG gene encoding ATP-dependent DNA helicase RecG, translating into MSAVVRLDELTRLSVQELSGIGPSRARALEALGVESVYDLVTYFPRRYIDRSRQVAIGEAVPGEQVLLVGRIMDARRIPTRGGRVLVEAQLVDTSGKVTLTFFGQPYRAKQLASIDGEVAVFGRVELFRRRRQMTNPLVDPIGDKTGAIVGLYSLREASGLTSADIARAIAQVFSTYSEFVDVLPPSLRGYLGMYDVYQAFWQLHFPANEAARQAARRRVAFDELFLLQLKLAQMRAEREAAAVATVHDAHPLVPGEARLVEEFLAGLPYELTVGQLSAIGEIAKDMSSDRAMHRLLQGDVGSGKTLVSVVAMLFAVQSGHQSVLVAPTEVLAEQHYRSITSLIAETKTPDASTGRLFAGIPRPVSIDLLTGSTPAARRRKLLGQLRDGSLDIVIGTHALFNDELQFASLGLVVVDEQHRFGVEQRSALTDRVTAQQGSSPDTLVMTATPIPRTAAMTVYGDLDVSIIEGLPPGRRPIETRWARSPLEVAETFALLRQQVDLGHQGYVVCPVVDESTKLQVRAVTDEFERLQEAELAGLRLGLIHGKMPSKAKEEVMTAFRGREIDVLVATTVIEVGVDIPNATVMIIEDADRFGIAQLHQLRGRVGRGAEQSFCCLLSEADSEVARARIGALVASEDGFALAEVDLALRGEGTVLGGRQAGRTDLKVASLSQDRELVLEARQHARAIIAEDRTLERHPRLRAMMQALFGEDEADFLLRS; encoded by the coding sequence GTGAGTGCGGTAGTTCGGCTAGACGAGTTGACTCGGCTGAGCGTGCAGGAACTCTCGGGCATCGGCCCTAGTCGTGCTCGCGCCTTGGAGGCGCTTGGGGTCGAGAGCGTCTACGATCTCGTCACCTACTTTCCGCGTCGGTATATCGATCGTTCGCGCCAGGTCGCGATTGGTGAGGCAGTCCCTGGTGAACAGGTGCTTCTAGTCGGGCGCATTATGGACGCCCGTCGGATTCCTACACGAGGTGGTCGTGTGCTGGTGGAGGCGCAGTTGGTGGATACGTCGGGCAAAGTCACCCTCACCTTCTTTGGCCAACCCTACCGGGCGAAGCAGCTTGCATCGATCGACGGTGAGGTCGCGGTATTCGGGCGAGTTGAGCTGTTTCGGCGTCGTCGACAGATGACAAACCCGCTGGTTGATCCGATCGGGGATAAGACCGGTGCGATTGTTGGGCTGTATTCGCTCCGAGAGGCCTCCGGCCTGACCTCGGCCGATATCGCCCGCGCCATAGCACAGGTATTCTCGACCTATTCAGAGTTTGTGGATGTGCTCCCCCCTTCGTTGCGTGGCTATCTCGGTATGTATGACGTCTATCAAGCCTTTTGGCAGCTGCACTTTCCCGCCAACGAGGCTGCCCGACAAGCAGCACGCCGACGCGTGGCTTTTGACGAACTCTTTCTGCTGCAGCTCAAGTTAGCGCAGATGCGTGCGGAGCGTGAAGCGGCTGCGGTTGCGACAGTGCATGATGCGCATCCATTGGTGCCGGGCGAGGCTCGTCTCGTCGAGGAGTTCCTCGCCGGTCTTCCCTACGAGCTCACCGTGGGCCAGTTGAGCGCCATTGGGGAGATTGCCAAGGACATGAGCTCTGATCGGGCGATGCATCGCCTGTTGCAGGGAGATGTGGGGTCAGGAAAGACGCTGGTCTCGGTGGTGGCGATGCTCTTTGCGGTCCAGAGTGGCCACCAGTCGGTGCTCGTTGCACCGACTGAGGTACTCGCTGAGCAACACTACCGGTCGATCACGTCGCTGATCGCCGAGACCAAGACTCCTGATGCCTCGACCGGTCGCCTCTTTGCGGGGATCCCTCGGCCAGTCTCGATTGACTTGTTGACCGGATCCACGCCAGCTGCTCGTCGCCGCAAACTTCTTGGTCAACTTCGTGATGGCAGTCTTGATATCGTGATCGGCACGCATGCTCTTTTCAACGATGAGCTCCAGTTCGCTTCGTTGGGGCTTGTGGTTGTTGATGAACAACATCGTTTCGGCGTCGAGCAGCGTTCAGCATTGACTGATCGGGTAACCGCTCAACAGGGTAGCTCACCCGACACCTTGGTGATGACGGCGACACCAATTCCTCGTACCGCCGCCATGACCGTCTACGGTGACTTGGATGTCTCCATCATCGAAGGGCTGCCTCCGGGGCGCCGTCCGATCGAGACACGGTGGGCGCGATCGCCGCTTGAGGTGGCTGAGACCTTCGCACTCCTACGACAACAGGTGGATCTCGGTCACCAGGGGTACGTTGTGTGCCCAGTGGTTGATGAGAGTACCAAGCTGCAGGTCAGAGCCGTAACTGATGAATTTGAACGCCTCCAAGAGGCGGAACTCGCGGGCCTACGGCTGGGGTTGATCCATGGCAAGATGCCCTCCAAGGCCAAGGAGGAGGTGATGACCGCCTTCCGGGGTCGAGAGATCGATGTGTTGGTGGCGACAACGGTGATCGAGGTGGGCGTCGATATCCCGAATGCTACGGTCATGATCATCGAGGATGCGGATCGGTTTGGGATAGCCCAACTTCACCAGCTCCGGGGCCGCGTGGGACGCGGAGCCGAGCAGTCTTTCTGTTGTCTCTTGTCGGAGGCCGATAGTGAGGTGGCACGAGCAAGGATTGGTGCGTTGGTGGCAAGCGAGGATGGTTTCGCCCTTGCGGAGGTCGATCTTGCGTTACGGGGAGAGGGAACGGTGTTGGGTGGGCGACAGGCTGGCCGGACCGATCTGAAGGTTGCCTCGCTAAGCCAGGATCGGGAGCTGGTGCTCGAGGCGCGCCAGCATGCCCGTGCGATCATCGCCGAGGATCGAACACTTGAACGACACCCACGCCTGCGCGCGATGATGCAGGCGCTTTTTG
- a CDS encoding DAK2 domain-containing protein: MESGQFRRSNQVAEGLRAARVGLQRHYAAVDRLNVFPVPDGDTGSNMLATLAAGVKALDELGGELGTDWYRVVAKASLLGARGNSGVILSQILQAMLRGLSSDNPLVEAWHTALVEGSEAATNAVLNPKAGTILSVIAAGAATSTESISESLVRMREALMKTPEQLEVLKRAGVVDSGGAGLIVVLEAFADALGIEVADAGVYPWLEHAGDLTDPVLPDLSSVELDSAGESAMRFEVMFSLESSDQRVAAMKTVWSGIGDSIVVVGAEGVYRCHVHTNEIGPAIEAGIQAGKVSDIGVTDLVHQVDELTWVREGLASPAATQLDQRTAVVAVAAGAGVARLFKSFGVQSVVMGGQGRNPSIKELLDSVQSANSDSVLLLPNNSNIQAAAQSVVSLVDKEVLIIPTVNVLEGFAALMAFDPESESAVNLERMTQAARRVSWGEVTTAVRAGTYEHGTFAVGSFIGLSADGIVAAADDLGQVVLALIASLVHEGSEIVTLLIGEGVDPGLATTIARSVEEIYRELTVEVLHGDQPLYPFLIGVE, translated from the coding sequence GTGGAGTCAGGGCAGTTTCGGCGTTCCAATCAGGTTGCAGAGGGTTTGCGCGCGGCGCGTGTTGGTTTGCAACGGCACTACGCCGCTGTTGACCGGTTGAATGTGTTCCCAGTCCCTGACGGTGATACCGGTTCGAATATGCTCGCTACGCTGGCCGCTGGCGTCAAGGCCCTCGATGAATTAGGCGGCGAGCTGGGCACCGACTGGTATCGCGTGGTTGCCAAGGCGAGCCTGCTTGGCGCTCGCGGAAACTCGGGTGTGATTCTCTCGCAGATTCTTCAGGCGATGCTGCGGGGGTTGTCGAGTGATAATCCCCTGGTGGAGGCCTGGCACACCGCACTGGTCGAAGGTTCTGAGGCTGCCACCAATGCAGTCTTGAATCCGAAGGCGGGCACCATTTTAAGCGTCATCGCTGCCGGCGCAGCGACGTCGACTGAGTCGATCAGTGAGAGTCTGGTACGCATGCGAGAAGCGCTGATGAAGACCCCCGAACAGCTGGAGGTGCTCAAGCGTGCTGGGGTTGTCGACTCTGGCGGCGCGGGGTTGATCGTGGTTCTTGAGGCGTTCGCCGATGCGCTCGGTATCGAGGTCGCCGACGCGGGAGTGTATCCCTGGCTTGAACACGCCGGTGATCTCACCGACCCCGTTCTGCCTGACCTCTCGTCGGTTGAACTCGACAGTGCTGGAGAATCTGCGATGCGCTTTGAAGTGATGTTCTCGCTTGAGTCCAGCGATCAGCGGGTTGCGGCCATGAAGACGGTTTGGTCAGGGATCGGTGACTCAATCGTGGTGGTCGGTGCCGAGGGCGTGTACCGGTGTCACGTGCACACCAACGAGATCGGTCCTGCGATCGAGGCAGGCATCCAGGCGGGTAAGGTCTCCGACATCGGCGTCACCGACCTCGTCCATCAAGTTGATGAACTCACGTGGGTGCGCGAGGGGCTTGCGTCACCGGCCGCTACGCAGCTGGACCAACGCACGGCCGTGGTTGCGGTGGCGGCCGGTGCTGGCGTAGCGAGACTCTTTAAGTCGTTCGGTGTCCAGTCGGTGGTGATGGGTGGGCAGGGCAGAAACCCGTCCATCAAGGAGCTCTTGGATTCGGTGCAATCAGCGAACTCCGACTCGGTGTTGCTGCTCCCCAACAACTCCAACATCCAGGCGGCTGCGCAGTCAGTGGTTTCGTTGGTCGATAAAGAGGTCTTGATCATCCCTACCGTGAATGTGCTCGAGGGTTTCGCAGCATTGATGGCCTTTGATCCTGAGTCGGAGAGTGCCGTCAATCTCGAACGTATGACCCAAGCTGCGCGCCGAGTCTCTTGGGGAGAGGTCACGACCGCGGTGAGGGCTGGAACGTACGAACATGGGACCTTCGCGGTGGGCTCCTTTATCGGCCTGAGTGCGGATGGAATTGTCGCCGCCGCCGATGACCTTGGGCAGGTCGTGTTAGCGTTGATCGCGTCGCTGGTGCATGAAGGGTCCGAGATCGTCACCTTACTGATCGGGGAGGGTGTGGACCCTGGGCTTGCAACCACGATCGCGAGGAGCGTAGAGGAGATCTATCGCGAACTGACAGTGGAGGTACTCCATGGCGATCAACCTCTGTACCCGTTTTTGATTGGCGTCGAGTGA
- the rpmB gene encoding 50S ribosomal protein L28 encodes MASVCEICGKKPGFGMSLSHSHKRNKRRFNPNIQRIRVLENGTSRRRNVCTSCIRTNRLVKP; translated from the coding sequence GTGGCAAGCGTGTGCGAAATTTGTGGCAAGAAGCCCGGCTTTGGAATGAGTCTGTCGCACTCTCACAAGCGCAACAAGCGTCGTTTCAATCCGAACATCCAGCGCATCCGTGTGCTTGAGAATGGAACCTCTCGACGAAGGAACGTCTGCACCTCCTGCATCCGGACAAACAGATTGGTAAAGCCCTAA
- a CDS encoding ferrochelatase has product MAEAKRAILWQSFGSPEAADDIWPFLENVTRGRGVPEDRLRVVAQQYLDTGGASPLNALNRELIRRLGTSLSERAVDLPIYFGNRNWHPYLADTIEQMAHDGVNEALIIPTSAYSSYSGCRQYREDLEGCEIQFQTHTIKPFSQHPLFLAGEISILADYLATHPLAEPGVTKIFATAHSIPTAMAQTCEYQQQLINVCHHLESLLPDEITIELAYQSRSGNPRTPWLVPDIGDAIDDAYTNNPNLRQIIVVPIGFISDHQEVLYDLDILARDGATRYGLSFDRLPTVGTTPAFIEMVTQLVMAWLNGDDPNDKIPGAELLCHQTCCLSGA; this is encoded by the coding sequence ATGGCCGAAGCCAAGCGCGCCATTCTCTGGCAATCCTTCGGATCACCCGAAGCAGCTGATGACATCTGGCCCTTTCTGGAAAACGTCACTCGTGGACGTGGCGTACCAGAAGATCGCTTGCGTGTCGTAGCCCAACAGTACCTCGACACCGGTGGTGCAAGTCCTCTCAATGCGCTGAACCGTGAGTTAATACGACGCCTCGGCACATCGCTTAGCGAACGCGCAGTGGATCTCCCTATCTACTTTGGCAACCGTAACTGGCATCCCTACCTCGCTGATACCATCGAACAGATGGCGCACGACGGTGTCAATGAAGCGCTCATCATTCCAACCTCGGCCTACAGCTCGTACTCAGGCTGCCGCCAGTATCGCGAAGATCTCGAGGGGTGTGAGATTCAATTTCAAACCCACACCATCAAACCTTTCTCTCAACACCCGCTCTTCCTTGCTGGCGAGATCTCAATCCTCGCTGACTACCTAGCCACTCACCCGCTGGCCGAGCCTGGAGTGACTAAGATCTTTGCGACCGCCCACTCGATTCCGACCGCAATGGCACAGACATGCGAGTACCAACAGCAGCTGATCAACGTCTGTCACCATCTCGAATCTCTGCTCCCAGACGAGATCACCATCGAACTCGCCTACCAGAGTAGGTCCGGCAACCCTCGGACTCCCTGGCTGGTCCCCGATATCGGAGATGCCATCGATGATGCCTACACCAACAACCCAAACCTTCGCCAGATCATCGTTGTCCCCATTGGATTCATCAGCGATCACCAAGAGGTGCTCTATGACCTCGACATCCTTGCTCGCGATGGGGCAACTCGCTATGGCCTCAGCTTTGATCGGCTACCAACCGTTGGCACCACGCCAGCATTCATCGAGATGGTGACCCAGCTGGTGATGGCTTGGCTCAACGGAGATGACCCAAATGACAAGATCCCCGGCGCCGAACTCCTATGCCACCAAACCTGCTGCCTCTCCGGAGCCTAA